A region of Arabidopsis thaliana chromosome 5, partial sequence DNA encodes the following proteins:
- a CDS encoding RNase L inhibitor protein-like protein (RNase L inhibitor protein-related; FUNCTIONS IN: molecular_function unknown; INVOLVED IN: biological_process unknown; LOCATED IN: cytosol, nucleus; EXPRESSED IN: 24 plant structures; EXPRESSED DURING: 13 growth stages; CONTAINS InterPro DOMAIN/s: Protein of unknown function DUF367 (InterPro:IPR007177), RNase L inhibitor RLI, possible metal-binding domain (InterPro:IPR007209); Has 1807 Blast hits to 1807 proteins in 277 species: Archae - 0; Bacteria - 0; Metazoa - 736; Fungi - 347; Plants - 385; Viruses - 0; Other Eukaryotes - 339 (source: NCBI BLink).) translates to MGYGKHNRSKGGNSSRGRTDNLAREDESLPLDQEPEDEAPVPKVQLAMWDFGQCDAKRCTGRKLARFNLLKELRVNTGFGGVVLSPVGRQCVSREDYDLIKRKGLAVVDCSWARLTDVPFAKLRCTAPRLLPWLVAANPVNYGRPCELSCVEALSAALILCGEKETAELLLGKFKWGHAFLSLNK, encoded by the exons ATGGGTTACGGGAAGCATAATCGATCTAAAGGAGGTAATTCAAGTCGTGGTCGGACTGATAATCTTGCAAG GGAAGATGAATCGCTTCCTCTTGATCAAG AACCTGAGGATGAAGCACCAGTTCCAAAAGTTCAATTGGCAATGTGG gatTTTGGTCAATGTGATGCAAAGAGGTGCACAGGTCGTAAGCTTGCTAGATTTAACTTGTTAAAA GAATTACGGGTTAACACTGGATTCGGGGGTGTTGTTTTAAG TCCAGTTGGTAGACAATGTGTTTCAAGGGAAGACTATGATCTGATTAAAAGGAAAGGATTAGCTGTTGTTGATTGTTCTTGGGCACGTCTAACTGATGTCCCGTTTGCAAAGCTGCGTTGTACTGCACCTCGTCTTT TACCATGGTTAGTAGCAGCTAATCCAGTAAATTATGGAAGACCATGTGAGTTATCATGTGTGGAGGCTTTATCTGCCGCTTTAATACTATG TGGGGAGAAGGAAACTGCAGAACTTTTGTTAGGAAAATTCAAATGGGGTCATGCCTTTTTATCTTTGAACAAGTAA
- a CDS encoding ENTH/VHS family protein (ENTH/VHS family protein; FUNCTIONS IN: molecular_function unknown; INVOLVED IN: biological_process unknown; LOCATED IN: endomembrane system; CONTAINS InterPro DOMAIN/s: Protein of unknown function DUF618 (InterPro:IPR006903), RNA polymerase II, large subunit, CTD (InterPro:IPR006569), ENTH/VHS (InterPro:IPR008942); BEST Arabidopsis thaliana protein match is: ENTH/VHS family protein (TAIR:AT5G65180.1); Has 5399 Blast hits to 5001 proteins in 612 species: Archae - 19; Bacteria - 730; Metazoa - 2186; Fungi - 823; Plants - 382; Viruses - 37; Other Eukaryotes - 1222 (source: NCBI BLink).): MSSVFSDQILIDKLAKLNSSQQSIETLSHWCIFNRSKAELIVTTWEKQFHSTEMDQKVPLLYLANDILQNSKRQGNEFVQEFWNVLPKALKDIVSQGDDNGKSAVARVIKIWEERRVFGSRSKSLKDVMLGEDVPLPLDISKKRPRGSKSSKRESKSSRTKLASSGGVAEKIASAYHLVVAENSNEEAEMNKCKSAVKRIRKMEKDVEEACSTAKDNPKRKSLAKELEEEEYLLRQCIEKLKSVQGSRSSLVNQLKDALREQESELDNLKAQIQVAKEQTEEAQNMQKRLNDEDYTSKQTTAATTITETNDNTKSGQASKMTPASIAAMLTASTSSHMIMQSVLSSFAAEATKTSGLSKSESTVPVSDTNASFPSYNNSQNQTPTTQGQYHVIPNPPPPQFLKPPVMNNPYAFGNIPLMPPGLPPPPPPPHLIGNQQPQIPQSNSAQQSQQGPTFQPPGIMYYGAPHHS, from the exons ATGAGTAGTGTGTTCAGTGATCAGATCCTGATTGATAAGCTCGCTAAGCTCAATAGCAGTCAACAGTCTATCGAAA CTCTGTCACATTGGTGTATATTCAATCGGAGCAAAGCAGAATTGATCGTTACGACATGGGAGAAACAGTTTCACAGTACAGAGATGGATCAGAAAGTCCCTCTTTTGTATTTGGCTAATGATATTCTTCAGAACAGTAAGCGTCAAGGTAATGAGTTTGTGCAAGAGTTCTGGAATGTTCTTCCTAAGGCTCTTAAAGACATTGTTTCTCAAGGAGATGATAATGGCAAAAGCGCTGTCGCACGTGTg ATCAAGATAtgggaagaaagaagagtgttTGGATCACGTTCAAAGAGTCTTAAAGATGTAATGCTTGGAGAAGATGTTCCTCTGCCACTTGATATCAGCAAAAAGCGGCCTCGCGGATCCAAATCTTCAAAACGGGAGTCAAAATCGTCCAGAACG AAATTAGCATCAAGTGGTGGTGTGGCTGAGAAGATAGCATCAGCATATCATTTGGTTGTTGCAGAAAACTCAAATGAAGAAGCTGAGATGAATAAATGTAAGTCTGCAGTTAAACGAATCcggaagatggagaaagatgttgaagaagccTGCTCTACTG CAAAAGACAACCCGAAGAGAAAATCTTTGGCGAAagaattggaagaagaagaatacctTTTGAGACAATGTATTGAGAAACTTAAATCTGTTCAAGGAAGTAGAAGTTCCCTTGTGAACCAGCTTAAAGATGCACTACGTGAACAG GAATCCGAACTGGACAATCTTAAAGCTCAGATTCAG gTAGCTAAAGAACAAACAGAGGAAGCCCAAAACATGCAGAAACGGCTTAATGATGAGGATTacacatcaaaacaaacaactgCTGCCACTACGATAACCGAGACAAATGACAACACCAAATCTGGTCAAGCATCAAAAATGACGCCTGCATCTATTGCTGCAATGCTCACAGCGTCAACCTCATCACATATGATAATGCAGTCTGTTCTATCTTCATTCGCAGCTGAAGCAACAAAGACTTCTGGTCTATCCAAATCAGAGAGCACAGTTCCGGTCTCAGACACTAATGCTTCATTCCCTTCTTACAACAACTCCCAGAATCAGACACCTACCACACAAGGTCAGTACCATGTAATACCtaatccaccaccaccacagTTCCTAAAACCACCGGTAATGAATAACCCTTACGCCTTTGGCAACATTCCGTTAATGCCACCTGGGCttccgccaccaccaccaccaccacattTGATAGGTAATCAACAGCCTCAAATTCCTCAGTCGAACTCAGCTCAGCAATCTCAACAAGGTCCAACTTTCCAGCCACCAGGGATAATGTATTACGGAGCTCCACACCATtcttaa
- a CDS encoding RNase L inhibitor protein-like protein (RNase L inhibitor protein-related; FUNCTIONS IN: molecular_function unknown; INVOLVED IN: biological_process unknown; LOCATED IN: cytosol, nucleus; EXPRESSED IN: 24 plant structures; EXPRESSED DURING: 13 growth stages; CONTAINS InterPro DOMAIN/s: Protein of unknown function DUF367 (InterPro:IPR007177), RNase L inhibitor RLI, possible metal-binding domain (InterPro:IPR007209); Has 35333 Blast hits to 34131 proteins in 2444 species: Archae - 798; Bacteria - 22429; Metazoa - 974; Fungi - 991; Plants - 531; Viruses - 0; Other Eukaryotes - 9610 (source: NCBI BLink).), whose translation MGYGKHNRSKGGNSSRGRTDNLAREDESLPLDQEPEDEAPVPKVQLAMWDFGQCDAKRCTGRKLARFNLLKELRVNTGFGGVVLSPVGRQCVSREDYDLIKRKGLAVVDCSWARLTDVPFAKLRCTAPRLLPWLVAANPVNYGRPCELSCVEALSAALILCGEKETAELLLGKFKWGHAFLSLNKDILKEYSKCENSAEIISVQNSWLTQQTQIPKQPPALEERKDVKKDGESGDESEEDDEDGLPPLERNMNHIKLEDSEEEDSE comes from the exons ATGGGTTACGGGAAGCATAATCGATCTAAAGGAGGTAATTCAAGTCGTGGTCGGACTGATAATCTTGCAAG GGAAGATGAATCGCTTCCTCTTGATCAAG AACCTGAGGATGAAGCACCAGTTCCAAAAGTTCAATTGGCAATGTGG gatTTTGGTCAATGTGATGCAAAGAGGTGCACAGGTCGTAAGCTTGCTAGATTTAACTTGTTAAAA GAATTACGGGTTAACACTGGATTCGGGGGTGTTGTTTTAAG TCCAGTTGGTAGACAATGTGTTTCAAGGGAAGACTATGATCTGATTAAAAGGAAAGGATTAGCTGTTGTTGATTGTTCTTGGGCACGTCTAACTGATGTCCCGTTTGCAAAGCTGCGTTGTACTGCACCTCGTCTTT TACCATGGTTAGTAGCAGCTAATCCAGTAAATTATGGAAGACCATGTGAGTTATCATGTGTGGAGGCTTTATCTGCCGCTTTAATACTATG TGGGGAGAAGGAAACTGCAGAACTTTTGTTAGGAAAATTCAAATGGGGTCATGCCTTTTTATCTTTGAACAA GGATATTCTAAAGGAGTACTCAAAATGTGAGAATAGCGCTGAGATCATCTCAGTTCAAAATTCTTGGCTTACTCAGCAAACTCAGATCCCAAAACAACCACCTGCGCTCGAAGAACGTAAAG atGTTAAGAAAGATGGTGAATCTGGTGATGAATCagaggaggatgatgaagatggcCTCCCTCCTCTAGAGAGGAACATGAACCATATCAAATTAGAAGACAGTGAGGAGGAAGATAGCGAGTGA